In the genome of Delphinus delphis chromosome 15, mDelDel1.2, whole genome shotgun sequence, one region contains:
- the ARL6IP1 gene encoding ADP-ribosylation factor-like protein 6-interacting protein 1 isoform X2, whose translation MAEGDNRSTNLLAAETANLEEQLQGWGEVMLMADKVLRWERAWFPPAIMGVVSLVFLTTEQQQRFHEICSNLVKTRRRAVGWWKRLFTLKEEKPKMYFMTMIISLAAVAWVGQQVHNLLLTYLIVTFLLLLPGLNQHGIISKYIGMAKREINKLLKQKEKKNE comes from the exons ATGGCGGAAGGAGATAATCGCAGCACCAACCTGCTG GCTGCAGAGACTGCAAATCTGGAAGAGCAGCTGCAAGGATGGGGAGAAGTGATGCTGATGGCAGATAAAGTCCTCCGATGGGAAAGAGCCTGGTTTCCACCTGCCATCATGGGTGTGGTTTCTTTGGTGTTTCT GACCACTGAGCAACAGCAGAGATTCCATGAAATTTGCAGCAATCTCGTAAAAACTCGACGCAGAGCTGTGGGCTGGTGGAAACGCCTCTTTACGCTAAAGGAAGAAAAGCCTAAAATG taCTTCATGACCATGATCATTTCTCTTGCTGCGGTTGCTTGGGTGGGACAGCAAGTCCACAACCTCCTTCTCACCTACCTGATAG tgacTTTCTTACTCTTGCTTCCTGGACTAAACCAACATGGAATCATTTCGAAGTACATTGGAATGGCCAAAAGAGAGATAAACAAGCTtctcaaacaaaaagaaaagaaaaatgaataa
- the ARL6IP1 gene encoding ADP-ribosylation factor-like protein 6-interacting protein 1 isoform X1, with protein sequence MAEGDNRSTNLLAAETANLEEQLQGWGEVMLMADKVLRWERAWFPPAIMGVVSLVFLTIYYLDPSVLSGVSCFVMFLCLADYLVPILAPRIFGSNKWTTEQQQRFHEICSNLVKTRRRAVGWWKRLFTLKEEKPKMYFMTMIISLAAVAWVGQQVHNLLLTYLIVTFLLLLPGLNQHGIISKYIGMAKREINKLLKQKEKKNE encoded by the exons ATGGCGGAAGGAGATAATCGCAGCACCAACCTGCTG GCTGCAGAGACTGCAAATCTGGAAGAGCAGCTGCAAGGATGGGGAGAAGTGATGCTGATGGCAGATAAAGTCCTCCGATGGGAAAGAGCCTGGTTTCCACCTGCCATCATGGGTGTGGTTTCTTTGGTGTTTCT gactATCTACTATCTAGATCCATCCGTTCTGTCGGGTGTttcctgttttgttatgtttttgtgCTTGGCAGACTACCTTGTTCCCATTCTAGCGCCTAGAATTTTTGGCTCCAATAAATG GACCACTGAGCAACAGCAGAGATTCCATGAAATTTGCAGCAATCTCGTAAAAACTCGACGCAGAGCTGTGGGCTGGTGGAAACGCCTCTTTACGCTAAAGGAAGAAAAGCCTAAAATG taCTTCATGACCATGATCATTTCTCTTGCTGCGGTTGCTTGGGTGGGACAGCAAGTCCACAACCTCCTTCTCACCTACCTGATAG tgacTTTCTTACTCTTGCTTCCTGGACTAAACCAACATGGAATCATTTCGAAGTACATTGGAATGGCCAAAAGAGAGATAAACAAGCTtctcaaacaaaaagaaaagaaaaatgaataa